DNA sequence from the Methylomonas albis genome:
CCATTTGGGCAGCAATCGGCATTTTGATATGATGCTATCAGCCGTTGCTTAACCCGAACCGTTAAGTGAATAGGTTAGGGCTTGTTGGTGCTGGTAACACCCTCAAGCCCGTTTTGCTTATGGCGGCATTATACCTTACGTCACGCTCACGTCACACTAGTTGGCAAAAAACGTCGATTATTATCGATAGTTGGCGACAATAAAAACGCACTAACCTATTGAATACGCGATTAAAATATTGTTGTAGCTTGTCGAGGATTGTTTGTTTACAGGGATTCATAACCCCGAGGTTCCAGGTTCGATCCCCGGTATCGCCACCATTTAAATCAAGGACTTAGGCTTTCTGCCCAGTCCTTTTTTTACGCCTGTTGTTTAGACTGCTACCGATTTTGCAACGAGTGAACAAACATTGTTTGCATAGTCGTTAAGGTGATCCGGTGCTAAATGTGCATATCTAAGCACCATATATTAACTACTCCAACCGCCTAACTCTTGCAATACGTTCAAAGGGGTTCCATTCTGAACGTGCAAACTCACCCAAGTATATCTTAATCCGTGCCACGTGAAATTTTCGATTCCGGCGCGCTTTAAAGCCGCTCGCCAAAACTTTGTTCCCACCTTGTCTACCGGATTACCGCGATAAGTAAAAACACGAACTTGATGATTTCCGATTTGTTTAACCACAATATTAATCGCATCCAGGTTTAACGGAACTCTGATAACAAATAATGTCGGATTGACAATCCGCACTGCGAAAGGCCGAGACCATCAACAGCGTAATGCCGTCCTCGGCGGCCTGTTTCAATGCGCACCAGGCGTCTGCCGCAGCCGCTGTGAAATAAAAACGCCCTGCCCTGCGGCATGGGTTCCACGACGATCAATTCAGCCGACTCCCTGCATAAGTTCACGCCTCTGGCTGCCGGCAGTTCTTCCGGAATCCCCAACTCCGCCAATATCTTGCGAATCCTCAACAAGTAGCCGTCAAGCTGTTCCGCAATCATCAGCTATATCTGGTTAATAGGCGCGCAAGCGCTGATAATCGCTCTGCGTATCGACATCCAGCGCCGCTTCTTTTAGCGGCACTTTTACCAGCGATTTTTCAAAGTGTAGTAATAAGGGCTTGGCGCCCCGGTCGCCTGTTAAATCGGCTAGTTGTGCAAAAAAAGCAGCTGGAAACACGGCCGGCACGCCAAACGACTCCGCGTATTCACTGACCACCATGCGCTCCGGCGCATTTTGCCAAGCGCTAAGCAAACTGTGCAGATGCACAGCGTTAATCAAGGGTTGATCACAGAGCATCAACAACGCCGCGCTGGCCGTGGCCGGCAAAGCCTGGATACCAGCTTTAATCGAACCGGCCATGCCGTCCGCCCAACTCGGATTCAAAACCACCTTGCAGCCGTTCAAATCAACTGCGGCTGTTATCGCCTCAATATTCGCGCCCAATACCACCACAATCCGCTCCGCCAACACGGCTTGCGCATTGGTAAGCGCATGTACCAGCAATGGCCGATCTCGCCAAGCCAGCAATTGTTTGGGGCTGCCCATTCGGCTGGAAGCACCGGCCGCCAGGATCACGGCATGGACATTCTCAATGACTGCATTCATGCTTGATTGCGACGATGTCATTGCTGAGTTGCAAGCCGTTGCGGCCCTTGAGCTGGGCATGAATGCCGGCCATGATAGACAGCGCAATCTCTTCCGGGGTTTGCGCGCCGATGTCCAAACCCACCGGGCCAAATACCCGATCGCTGATTAGCGCGGCATTGTCGCCCAGGCTTTGTAACAACCGTTGTTTGCGATGCGCCGGCCCCAGCAAACCGATAAACGGCGCGCGGCAATGCACAATGGCTTGCAGATAGCGTTGGTCGTATTCGATGTTGTGCGTCATCAACATCAGCGCGTTGAAGCGATTCAAATCCAGCAAACCCGCCACCTGTTCCGGTACTAGATGCAGTAACAGGTCGGCCTGCGGAAAGCGTTCGGGCTTGATATGCGCGGGGCGGTGATCGACCAAGGTCACCCGCCAACCCAAGGCTTTGGCGCAGTTTACCAGCGGTATCGCATCGGCACCGGCACCGAATATCAGCAATTGCCAGGGCGGTTGTACCGGGTCGTAAAAGGTTTTGATTTCCTGACCGTCGAGCAGATGCGTTTCGATGCGCGGTGTTTGTTGCAAGGCGGTTTGCAGCGCGGCCGTGGCAAACGGAAACGGTGCGCTAGGCAATATCGGTTGATCTCCGACGATGGCCGCCGGCAAAAACTGGCTGCGGCCGGCTGGAAAATCCGCATGCCCGGAATCGAACACGGTAACCAACACGCCGCTTGCCTGAGTTTCGGCCGCCTCAACCAGCAAATTCAACGGACTGAAATCTTGTTCGGCTGATAACAATTGCAGCAACACTCGGACCGCGCCATTGCAGCCCAGTCCCAAGCCCCAGATTACATCTTCTCCAGAGCGCATATCGTAAAACACCGTTTTGGCATGGCCGGTTTCGAATACCGCAGCGGCCTGCTC
Encoded proteins:
- a CDS encoding tyrosine-type recombinase/integrase — encoded protein: MRIVNPTLFVIRVPLNLDAINIVVKQIGNHQVRVFTYRGNPVDKVGTKFWRAALKRAGIENFTWHGLRYTWVSLHVQNGTPLNVLQELGGWSS
- a CDS encoding nucleotidyltransferase family protein, giving the protein MNAVIENVHAVILAAGASSRMGSPKQLLAWRDRPLLVHALTNAQAVLAERIVVVLGANIEAITAAVDLNGCKVVLNPSWADGMAGSIKAGIQALPATASAALLMLCDQPLINAVHLHSLLSAWQNAPERMVVSEYAESFGVPAVFPAAFFAQLADLTGDRGAKPLLLHFEKSLVKVPLKEAALDVDTQSDYQRLRAY
- a CDS encoding XdhC family protein — its product is MANNINHLLEAYRQLQRDGEDRVLATIIETFGSTYQKAGARMLMTKTGDLIGLLGGGCFERDLQEQAAAVFETGHAKTVFYDMRSGEDVIWGLGLGCNGAVRVLLQLLSAEQDFSPLNLLVEAAETQASGVLVTVFDSGHADFPAGRSQFLPAAIVGDQPILPSAPFPFATAALQTALQQTPRIETHLLDGQEIKTFYDPVQPPWQLLIFGAGADAIPLVNCAKALGWRVTLVDHRPAHIKPERFPQADLLLHLVPEQVAGLLDLNRFNALMLMTHNIEYDQRYLQAIVHCRAPFIGLLGPAHRKQRLLQSLGDNAALISDRVFGPVGLDIGAQTPEEIALSIMAGIHAQLKGRNGLQLSNDIVAIKHECSH